Part of the Haloarchaeobius litoreus genome is shown below.
CCACCGACGACTGAGCACCCGACCACCGACCTATGCGAGTTCGTGCATATAACTCTGTTCTGGAACGCCGTTTTGAGCACGAACCCGAGGATTCAAGGGCTCCGTCGGCCAACCCCGACGTAATGACACACGTCATCGACGGCAACGCGGTCGCAGAAACCGTCCGGGACGACGTGCGCGCGGCCATCGACGAACTCGAGGCCGAGGGCGTCACCCCGGGGCTCGCCACGGTGCTGATGGGCGGCGACGACGGCTCGGCGACGTACGTCTCGATGAAACAGCGCGCCTGCGACGAGGTCGGCATCGACGGCACCACCGTCGAGATCGACCCCGACGCACCCGCCGAGGCGCTGTACGAGACCATCGACGAGCTCAACGCCGACCCCGACATCCACGGCATCCTCGTCCAGATGCCGCTGCCCGACCACGTCCCCAAGCGCGAGGTGCTCTCCCGGGTCGACCCGCTGAAGGACGTCGACGGCTTCCACCCCGAGAACGTCGGCCGGATGGTCTCCGGGAACTCGCGGTTCAAACCCTGTACCCCCCACGGCATCCAGAAGCTGCTCGCCTCCGCCGACGTCGACCCCGAGGGCATGGACGCGGTCGTCCTCGGCCGCTCCGAGATCGTCGGCAAGCCGATGGCGAACCTGCTCCTGCAGAAGACCGACGGCGGCAACGCCACGGTGACGGTCTGTCACTCCCGCACGCAGGACCTCGCCGAGAAGACCCGCGCCGCCGATCTCGTCGTCGCCGCCGTCGGCCGTCCCGAGATGCTCACCGGCGACATGCTGAGCGAGGGCGTGGTCGTCATCGACGTCGGCACGAACCGCGTCGACGCGGACAACGAGAAGGGCTACGAGCTCACCGGTGACGTCGACTTCAAGAGCGCCAGGGAGAAGGCCTCGGTCATCTCGCCGTCGCCCGGCGGCGTCGGCCCGATGACCATCACGATGCTGCTGTACAACACGGTGAAGGCCGCCAGCCTCCAGTCCGGCGTCGACGTCGAG
Proteins encoded:
- a CDS encoding tetrahydrofolate dehydrogenase/cyclohydrolase catalytic domain-containing protein; this translates as MTHVIDGNAVAETVRDDVRAAIDELEAEGVTPGLATVLMGGDDGSATYVSMKQRACDEVGIDGTTVEIDPDAPAEALYETIDELNADPDIHGILVQMPLPDHVPKREVLSRVDPLKDVDGFHPENVGRMVSGNSRFKPCTPHGIQKLLASADVDPEGMDAVVLGRSEIVGKPMANLLLQKTDGGNATVTVCHSRTQDLAEKTRAADLVVAAVGRPEMLTGDMLSEGVVVIDVGTNRVDADNEKGYELTGDVDFKSAREKASVISPSPGGVGPMTITMLLYNTVKAASLQSGVDVEL